The Argopecten irradians isolate NY chromosome 4, Ai_NY, whole genome shotgun sequence genome has a window encoding:
- the LOC138321495 gene encoding E3 ubiquitin-protein ligase Midline-1-like → MATVSDPEDLTVCSICLQTFTKPKYLPCLHTFCELCLQGWIESQVKSEWCLYPQKMVFMCPVCRAETHLPNNATVNNKAEWASIFPNNYIIITLIDKSMIEKEKKACDVCNEMDKDMPATQWCVQCSEAYCGECSTVHRAMKASRKHRLVSLCDVLRDLKILSSDEMCNVHSEEVIKLFCVDHDQPCCSLCGATSHRKCDNVLELSEAAKDVKNKQEFSDLLWNLDKSEKEIEKTSNMLQENLANLDREKEDIERSANELADSIIANTNVLRRGFMEELSGVHARAVSELNTAAEKCTLQKETIKNSRQILEKSRDHSADTELFLQVKRTEEKFKDSEAFIETEMSKITLQHITCSFSPDIEKLNSVSSFGNVSALNKSGPSHEVDPNSGQSYSGPISGLYHTGALPSPYGLISGPSNSGPIYGSI, encoded by the coding sequence ATGGCGACAGTCAGTGACCCAGAGGACTTAACAGTGTGTTCAATTTGTCTTCAGACATTTACAAAACCGAAATATTTACCTTGTCTCCATACATTTTGTGAACTTTGTCTACAAGGATGGATAGAATCGCAAGTGAAATCGGAGTGGTGCCTTTATCCACAAAAAATGGTATTCATGTGTCCAGTTTGTCGTGCTGAGACACACCTACCGAACAATGCAACCGTAAATAACAAAGCGGAATGGGCAAGTATATTTCCGaacaattacataattattacGTTGATAGACAAATCTATGATAGAGAAAGAGAAGAAAGCATGTGATGTTTGTAATGAAATGGATAAAGACATGCCAGCTACGCAATGGTGCGTGCAGTGTTCGGAGGCCTATTGTGGCGAGTGTTCAACAGTACACAGGGCGATGAAGGCCTCTAGGAAACATAGACTAGTCAGTTTATGTGATGTTCTCCGTGACTTGAAAATCCTTTCGTCGGATGAAATGTGTAACGTACACTCGGAGGAGGTGATCAAGCTATTCTGCGTAGATCACGACCAACCATGCTGTTCACTTTGTGGAGCTACATCACACAGGAAGTGTGACAATGTTCTGGAACTTTCCGAAGCAGCAAAGGATGTTAAAAACAAACAGGAATTTTCTGATTTGTTGTGGAACCTAGATAAAAGcgaaaaagaaatagaaaaaaccTCAAATATGCTTCAGGAGAACTTGGCGAATTTAGACAGGGAAAAGGAGGACATCGAGAGGTCTGCGAATGAACTGGCCGATTCTATTATTGCTAATACGAATGTTTTGCGCAGAGGTTTCATGGAAGAGCTTTCTGGCGTGCATGCGCGTGCAGTGAGCGAACTGAATACCGCAGCTGAAAAATGCACTTTACAAAAAGAGACGATTAAGAATTCGAGacaaatccttgaaaaatctcGAGATCACAGTGCAGACACCGAATTATTTCTTCAAGTAAAGAGAACAGAGGAAAAATTTAAAGACAGTGAGGCATTCATCGAAACTGAAATGTCTAAAATAACACTGCAACATATCACATGTTCTTTTTCGCCAgatattgaaaaattaaatagtGTCTCTTCTTTCGGCAATGTCAGCGCTTTAAACAAATCTGGGCCATCTCATGAAGTTGATCCTAACTCTGGCCAATcttattctggtcctatctctGGATTATATCATACTGGTGCTCTCCCTAGTCCATATGGC
- the LOC138321494 gene encoding transcription intermediary factor 1-alpha-like isoform X1 encodes METRYVFKVAIIQMELHKSSISTCDLCRKTCNRPKYLSCLHTFCEICLHNWIVSEVKEPASKLPFKCPSCDIDTDPPVGWTINNVSQWASLYPDDHLMQSCIDREEIRNGTKSCNICKVSSVISKANYWCRHCSEGYCDSCEAVHTAMKISKNHEIVPVNQALYDHSRNTPNEPCSKHPEEDIRLFCADHDKPCCALCSMVDHRRCKNVINLQEAATNSKSKQELTKETNRLKRYFNETHDVEFKVSQITKELTQERLHLKDTAEGFVDRICHRMRDLLRDYNTKLDKTHANAVAELALAREDAMKEQRFLRNALNRFECTSISEEQGFLCLKRTIAKHKNVTKIMNISEQMCDKTLKHSEPPDVQELLCKCLSVVSLGDVTIEDREVPHSTSRTLHDVNKWFIDSQTTKPVQNIACFYSENCIIIAGFEDKKIYSYDSKGLQTSAIDVPHRPFAVAVIGSSIIATFPEVNTVSVFNLKPRDQIGRCKLSYNLQNTCYGISAVPDHIDSTAVVVCDNMLVIVDAELGTETDKILLHDNGYRQVIVDKSFRAFVTNSNNHRVVCVNLATGLRLFTFTDYSTLKYPCGISLDPLGNVYVVGTLSKNIVKLTTDGKYEDIVLSLSNGLYHPHDVAFKRDSFDFIVTNDVDVRLFTFK; translated from the exons ATGGAGACAAG ATATGTTTTCAAGGTAGCCATCATACAAATGGAGCTTCACAAGTCCAGCATCTCAACGTGCGATTTGTGCAGAAAAACTTGCAACAGACCAAAATACCTTTCATGCCTTCACACCTTCTGTGAAATCTGCCTGCATAATTGGATTGTCTCAGAAGTGAAAGAACCAGCCAGCAAATTGCCCTTCAAATGTCCCTCTTGTGATATAGATACAGATCCTCCAGTTGGCTGGACAATCAACAATGTGTCACAATGGGCTAGTCTTTATCCCGATGATCATTTGATGCAATCGTGCATTGACCGCGAAGAGATACGAAATGGAACTAAAAGTTGTAATATATGTAAGGTGAGTTCTGTTATTTCGAAAGCCAATTATTGGTGTAGGCATTGTAGCGAAGGATATTGCGATTCCTGCGAAGCCGTACATACAGCAATGAAGATTTCCAAAAACCACGAAATTGTTCCTGTGAATCAAGCCTTATATGATCACTCGCGAAACACCCCGAATGAACCATGTAGTAAACATCCAGAAGAGGACATCCGGTTGTTTTGTGCTGATCACGATAAACCATGTTGTGCACTTTGTTCCATGGTAGATCATCGCCGTTGTAAAAACGTGATTAATCTACAGGAAGCAGCAACGAATTCAAAGTCTAAACAAGAACTgacaaaagaaacaaacagactTAAGagatatttcaatgaaactcATGACGTGGAATTCAAAGTCAGCCAAATAACCAAGGAGCTTACGCAAGAGCGGTTACATTTAAAAGATACAGCTGAAGGATTTGTTGATAGAATATGTCATCGAATGCGGGACCTTCTTCGAGATTATAATACCAAGTTGGATAAAACTCACGCAAATGCAGTGGCAGAATTGGCTCTGGCCAGAGAGGATGCTATGAAAGAGCAGAGGTTCTTAAGAAACGCATTAAATCGTTTCGAATGCACATCAATTTCAGAAGAACAAGGATTCCTCTGTTTGAAAAGAACTATAGCGAAGCACAAGAATGTGACtaaaataatgaacatttcaGAACAGATGTGTGACAAAACTTTGAAACATTCGGAACCACCAGATGTGCAGGAGTTATTGTGTAAATGCCTAAGTGTTGTCAGCCTAGGTGACGTAACTATAGAGGACAGGGAGGTTCCACATTCGACGTCACGAACATTACACGATGTGAACAAATGGTTTATCGACAGCCAGACGACCAAACCGGTACAGAATATAGCTTGCTTCTATTCGGAAAACTGTATTATCATTGCCGGTTTTGAAGACAAAAAGATCTATTCATACGACTCCAAGGGATTGCAGACGTCAGCTATAGATGTACCACATAGACCATTTGCAGTAGCCGTCATCGGATCAAGCATCATCGCCACCTTTCCGGAAGTGAACACTGTTTCTGTGTTCAACTTGAAACCGCGTGACCAGATCGGAAGATGCAAACTAAGTTACAACCTTCAAAACACATGTTATGGAATATCTGCAGTTCCAGATCACATTGACAGCACGGCTGTTGTAGTGTGTGATAACATGCTCGTGATCGTCGACGCTGAATTGGGTACAGAAACAGATAAAATACTTCTACACGACAACGGATACCGCCAAGTGATCGTCGACAAGAGTTTTCGGGCTTTCGTCACCAACTCGAACAATCATCGAGTTGTGTGTGTTAACCTTGCAACAGGTCTGCGCCTGTTTACATTTACCGACTACTCTACCCTGAAGTACCCATGTGGTATTTCACTGGATCCTTTAGGAAACGTGTATGTGGTAGGAACTCTCAGCAAGAATATAGTGAAACTTACCACTGATGGGAAGTACGAGGACATTGTGTTATCTCTGAGTAATGGACTGTACCATCCTCATGACGTGGCGTTCAAGAGAGACAGCtttgattttattgttacaAATGATGTTGATGTTCGTTTATTTACATTCAAATGA
- the LOC138321494 gene encoding transcription intermediary factor 1-alpha-like isoform X2, whose amino-acid sequence MKTRYVFKVAIIQMELHKSSISTCDLCRKTCNRPKYLSCLHTFCEICLHNWIVSEVKEPASKLPFKCPSCDIDTDPPVGWTINNVSQWASLYPDDHLMQSCIDREEIRNGTKSCNICKVSSVISKANYWCRHCSEGYCDSCEAVHTAMKISKNHEIVPVNQALYDHSRNTPNEPCSKHPEEDIRLFCADHDKPCCALCSMVDHRRCKNVINLQEAATNSKSKQELTKETNRLKRYFNETHDVEFKVSQITKELTQERLHLKDTAEGFVDRICHRMRDLLRDYNTKLDKTHANAVAELALAREDAMKEQRFLRNALNRFECTSISEEQGFLCLKRTIAKHKNVTKIMNISEQMCDKTLKHSEPPDVQELLCKCLSVVSLGDVTIEDREVPHSTSRTLHDVNKWFIDSQTTKPVQNIACFYSENCIIIAGFEDKKIYSYDSKGLQTSAIDVPHRPFAVAVIGSSIIATFPEVNTVSVFNLKPRDQIGRCKLSYNLQNTCYGISAVPDHIDSTAVVVCDNMLVIVDAELGTETDKILLHDNGYRQVIVDKSFRAFVTNSNNHRVVCVNLATGLRLFTFTDYSTLKYPCGISLDPLGNVYVVGTLSKNIVKLTTDGKYEDIVLSLSNGLYHPHDVAFKRDSFDFIVTNDVDVRLFTFK is encoded by the coding sequence ATATGTTTTCAAGGTAGCCATCATACAAATGGAGCTTCACAAGTCCAGCATCTCAACGTGCGATTTGTGCAGAAAAACTTGCAACAGACCAAAATACCTTTCATGCCTTCACACCTTCTGTGAAATCTGCCTGCATAATTGGATTGTCTCAGAAGTGAAAGAACCAGCCAGCAAATTGCCCTTCAAATGTCCCTCTTGTGATATAGATACAGATCCTCCAGTTGGCTGGACAATCAACAATGTGTCACAATGGGCTAGTCTTTATCCCGATGATCATTTGATGCAATCGTGCATTGACCGCGAAGAGATACGAAATGGAACTAAAAGTTGTAATATATGTAAGGTGAGTTCTGTTATTTCGAAAGCCAATTATTGGTGTAGGCATTGTAGCGAAGGATATTGCGATTCCTGCGAAGCCGTACATACAGCAATGAAGATTTCCAAAAACCACGAAATTGTTCCTGTGAATCAAGCCTTATATGATCACTCGCGAAACACCCCGAATGAACCATGTAGTAAACATCCAGAAGAGGACATCCGGTTGTTTTGTGCTGATCACGATAAACCATGTTGTGCACTTTGTTCCATGGTAGATCATCGCCGTTGTAAAAACGTGATTAATCTACAGGAAGCAGCAACGAATTCAAAGTCTAAACAAGAACTgacaaaagaaacaaacagactTAAGagatatttcaatgaaactcATGACGTGGAATTCAAAGTCAGCCAAATAACCAAGGAGCTTACGCAAGAGCGGTTACATTTAAAAGATACAGCTGAAGGATTTGTTGATAGAATATGTCATCGAATGCGGGACCTTCTTCGAGATTATAATACCAAGTTGGATAAAACTCACGCAAATGCAGTGGCAGAATTGGCTCTGGCCAGAGAGGATGCTATGAAAGAGCAGAGGTTCTTAAGAAACGCATTAAATCGTTTCGAATGCACATCAATTTCAGAAGAACAAGGATTCCTCTGTTTGAAAAGAACTATAGCGAAGCACAAGAATGTGACtaaaataatgaacatttcaGAACAGATGTGTGACAAAACTTTGAAACATTCGGAACCACCAGATGTGCAGGAGTTATTGTGTAAATGCCTAAGTGTTGTCAGCCTAGGTGACGTAACTATAGAGGACAGGGAGGTTCCACATTCGACGTCACGAACATTACACGATGTGAACAAATGGTTTATCGACAGCCAGACGACCAAACCGGTACAGAATATAGCTTGCTTCTATTCGGAAAACTGTATTATCATTGCCGGTTTTGAAGACAAAAAGATCTATTCATACGACTCCAAGGGATTGCAGACGTCAGCTATAGATGTACCACATAGACCATTTGCAGTAGCCGTCATCGGATCAAGCATCATCGCCACCTTTCCGGAAGTGAACACTGTTTCTGTGTTCAACTTGAAACCGCGTGACCAGATCGGAAGATGCAAACTAAGTTACAACCTTCAAAACACATGTTATGGAATATCTGCAGTTCCAGATCACATTGACAGCACGGCTGTTGTAGTGTGTGATAACATGCTCGTGATCGTCGACGCTGAATTGGGTACAGAAACAGATAAAATACTTCTACACGACAACGGATACCGCCAAGTGATCGTCGACAAGAGTTTTCGGGCTTTCGTCACCAACTCGAACAATCATCGAGTTGTGTGTGTTAACCTTGCAACAGGTCTGCGCCTGTTTACATTTACCGACTACTCTACCCTGAAGTACCCATGTGGTATTTCACTGGATCCTTTAGGAAACGTGTATGTGGTAGGAACTCTCAGCAAGAATATAGTGAAACTTACCACTGATGGGAAGTACGAGGACATTGTGTTATCTCTGAGTAATGGACTGTACCATCCTCATGACGTGGCGTTCAAGAGAGACAGCtttgattttattgttacaAATGATGTTGATGTTCGTTTATTTACATTCAAATGA
- the LOC138321494 gene encoding transcription intermediary factor 1-alpha-like isoform X3, protein MELHKSSISTCDLCRKTCNRPKYLSCLHTFCEICLHNWIVSEVKEPASKLPFKCPSCDIDTDPPVGWTINNVSQWASLYPDDHLMQSCIDREEIRNGTKSCNICKVSSVISKANYWCRHCSEGYCDSCEAVHTAMKISKNHEIVPVNQALYDHSRNTPNEPCSKHPEEDIRLFCADHDKPCCALCSMVDHRRCKNVINLQEAATNSKSKQELTKETNRLKRYFNETHDVEFKVSQITKELTQERLHLKDTAEGFVDRICHRMRDLLRDYNTKLDKTHANAVAELALAREDAMKEQRFLRNALNRFECTSISEEQGFLCLKRTIAKHKNVTKIMNISEQMCDKTLKHSEPPDVQELLCKCLSVVSLGDVTIEDREVPHSTSRTLHDVNKWFIDSQTTKPVQNIACFYSENCIIIAGFEDKKIYSYDSKGLQTSAIDVPHRPFAVAVIGSSIIATFPEVNTVSVFNLKPRDQIGRCKLSYNLQNTCYGISAVPDHIDSTAVVVCDNMLVIVDAELGTETDKILLHDNGYRQVIVDKSFRAFVTNSNNHRVVCVNLATGLRLFTFTDYSTLKYPCGISLDPLGNVYVVGTLSKNIVKLTTDGKYEDIVLSLSNGLYHPHDVAFKRDSFDFIVTNDVDVRLFTFK, encoded by the coding sequence ATGGAGCTTCACAAGTCCAGCATCTCAACGTGCGATTTGTGCAGAAAAACTTGCAACAGACCAAAATACCTTTCATGCCTTCACACCTTCTGTGAAATCTGCCTGCATAATTGGATTGTCTCAGAAGTGAAAGAACCAGCCAGCAAATTGCCCTTCAAATGTCCCTCTTGTGATATAGATACAGATCCTCCAGTTGGCTGGACAATCAACAATGTGTCACAATGGGCTAGTCTTTATCCCGATGATCATTTGATGCAATCGTGCATTGACCGCGAAGAGATACGAAATGGAACTAAAAGTTGTAATATATGTAAGGTGAGTTCTGTTATTTCGAAAGCCAATTATTGGTGTAGGCATTGTAGCGAAGGATATTGCGATTCCTGCGAAGCCGTACATACAGCAATGAAGATTTCCAAAAACCACGAAATTGTTCCTGTGAATCAAGCCTTATATGATCACTCGCGAAACACCCCGAATGAACCATGTAGTAAACATCCAGAAGAGGACATCCGGTTGTTTTGTGCTGATCACGATAAACCATGTTGTGCACTTTGTTCCATGGTAGATCATCGCCGTTGTAAAAACGTGATTAATCTACAGGAAGCAGCAACGAATTCAAAGTCTAAACAAGAACTgacaaaagaaacaaacagactTAAGagatatttcaatgaaactcATGACGTGGAATTCAAAGTCAGCCAAATAACCAAGGAGCTTACGCAAGAGCGGTTACATTTAAAAGATACAGCTGAAGGATTTGTTGATAGAATATGTCATCGAATGCGGGACCTTCTTCGAGATTATAATACCAAGTTGGATAAAACTCACGCAAATGCAGTGGCAGAATTGGCTCTGGCCAGAGAGGATGCTATGAAAGAGCAGAGGTTCTTAAGAAACGCATTAAATCGTTTCGAATGCACATCAATTTCAGAAGAACAAGGATTCCTCTGTTTGAAAAGAACTATAGCGAAGCACAAGAATGTGACtaaaataatgaacatttcaGAACAGATGTGTGACAAAACTTTGAAACATTCGGAACCACCAGATGTGCAGGAGTTATTGTGTAAATGCCTAAGTGTTGTCAGCCTAGGTGACGTAACTATAGAGGACAGGGAGGTTCCACATTCGACGTCACGAACATTACACGATGTGAACAAATGGTTTATCGACAGCCAGACGACCAAACCGGTACAGAATATAGCTTGCTTCTATTCGGAAAACTGTATTATCATTGCCGGTTTTGAAGACAAAAAGATCTATTCATACGACTCCAAGGGATTGCAGACGTCAGCTATAGATGTACCACATAGACCATTTGCAGTAGCCGTCATCGGATCAAGCATCATCGCCACCTTTCCGGAAGTGAACACTGTTTCTGTGTTCAACTTGAAACCGCGTGACCAGATCGGAAGATGCAAACTAAGTTACAACCTTCAAAACACATGTTATGGAATATCTGCAGTTCCAGATCACATTGACAGCACGGCTGTTGTAGTGTGTGATAACATGCTCGTGATCGTCGACGCTGAATTGGGTACAGAAACAGATAAAATACTTCTACACGACAACGGATACCGCCAAGTGATCGTCGACAAGAGTTTTCGGGCTTTCGTCACCAACTCGAACAATCATCGAGTTGTGTGTGTTAACCTTGCAACAGGTCTGCGCCTGTTTACATTTACCGACTACTCTACCCTGAAGTACCCATGTGGTATTTCACTGGATCCTTTAGGAAACGTGTATGTGGTAGGAACTCTCAGCAAGAATATAGTGAAACTTACCACTGATGGGAAGTACGAGGACATTGTGTTATCTCTGAGTAATGGACTGTACCATCCTCATGACGTGGCGTTCAAGAGAGACAGCtttgattttattgttacaAATGATGTTGATGTTCGTTTATTTACATTCAAATGA
- the LOC138321498 gene encoding deoxynucleotidyltransferase terminal-interacting protein 2-like: MESSGESSSSDSEMEDLVLKALDKIKSIKTKPVSSPEKSSHTDSRKQTEKHDRVTLSSKIHSNVNLDDTYLKNPTRSTVKKTKKSTIQNLIQGSDKDSEIMKKSVLQPDIEKKYELPPYQESLQKLKRQRKKEKQMTKGKGWFDMKAPEMTDEAKNDLTVLQMRRALDPKRFYKSNDIKALPKFFQFGKVIESPVDFYHSRIPKKQRKSTMVDELLADAEFRTFNKRKYVEIQEAKRKGAGPYKHMKRLKNRKR; encoded by the exons atGGAGTCTTCAGGTGAATCTTCGTCATCTGATAGTGAAATGGAAGATCTGGTATTAAAAGCACTGGATAAAATCAAAAGTATAAAGACAAAACCTGTGAGTTCCCCAGAGAAATCTAGCCATACTGACAGTAGAAAGCAGACAGAGAAACACGATCG aGTAACATTATCATCAAAAATCCATAGTAATGTGAATTTAGATGATACATATTTAAAGAACCCAACACGTTCTACAGTAAAGAAGACAAAGAAATCAACCATTCAGAATTTAATTCAAGGATCAGACAAGGATAGTGAA ATAATGAAAAAAAGTGTTCTACAGCCAGATATAGAAAAGAAGTATGAATTGCCACCCTATCAGGAAAGTTTACAAAAGCTCAAGAGACAGAGAAAG AAAGAGAAACAGATGACAAAAGGTAAAGGATGGTTTGACATGAAGGCACCAGAGATGACAGACGAGGCGAAGAATGATTTGACTGTTCTGCAGATGAGGCGAGCTCTCGACCCAAAACGATTTTACAAGAGCAACGATATCAAAGCCCTGCCAAAATTCTTCCAG TTTGGAAAAGTGATCGAGAGTCCAGTAGATTTCTACCATTCCAGAATTCCAAAGAAGCAGAGAAAGTCTACTATGGTGGATGAATTATTAGCAGATGCAGAATTTAGAAC GTTTAACAAGAGGAAGTATGTTGAAATTCAGGAAGCCAAGAGGAAAGGAGCTGGACCATACAAACACATGAAAAGGCTTAAAAACAGAAAACGATGA
- the LOC138321500 gene encoding TM2 domain-containing protein biscotti-like, whose product MKSEHSVPIVLLFVMSLFHEVTGRTSTTLRCDSLLLGQYTCREPEIDVETQSAKGCRENRTVLVPCMPAEEINCIGLDGQAMTYNGTIVGFMKEMPCRWTNGYSFETSLLLSIFLGMFGIDRFYLGYPAIGLLKFSTLGFFFLGQLVDIILIATQVVTPSDGSDYVIDYYGAGLTKIIMDQFTFVKPPES is encoded by the coding sequence ATGAAGTCCGAACATTCCGTGCCAATTGTCCTTTTATTCGTGATGTCTCTATTTCATGAAGTGACAGGACGTACAAGCACGACATTACGATGCGACTCTTTGCTCCTTGGCCAATACACATGTAGAGAACCCGAAATAGATGTAGAAACACAAAGTGCAAAGGGATGCAGAGAAAACAGGACTGTCCTTGTCCCTTGTATGCCAGCTGAAGAGATCAACTGTATCGGACTGGATGGACAAGCAATGACTTACAATGGAACAATAGTGGGATTCATGAAAGAAATGCCATGTAGATGGACAAATGGATATTCTTTTGAGACCTCTTTACTATTATCTATTTTTCTTGGAATGTTTGGAATTGACAGATTTTATCTTGGATACCCTGCCATTGGTTTACTGAAATTTTCAACTCTGGGATTTTTCTTCCTTGGACAGCTTGTGGACATTATATTGATTGCCACCCAAGTAGTCACGCCATCAGATGGGTCTGACTATGTTATTGACTACTATGGAGCAGGCTTAACAAAGATAATCATGGACCAATTCACATTTGTTAAACCTCCCGAGTCCTGA